The Thermomonospora amylolytica sequence TCGGCTCCGGGCTGGAGCCGCTGGGCACCACGTTCGTGAACGCGATCAAGATGCTGATCCCGCCGGTCATCTTCCTGACCGTGGTCTCCGGCATCGCCGGGGTCGCCGACCTGCGCGGGGTCGGCCGGGTGGGCCTCAAGGCGCTGGTCTACTTCGAGGTCGTCACCACCGTGGCGCTGGTGCTCGGCCTGGTCGCGGTGAACGTCTTCCGGCCCGGTGCGGGCGTGCACGCCCGTCCGGAGCAGATCCAGGTCACCGGGAAGGCCGCCGGCTACATCCAGGAGGGCGAGAACCAGAGCTGGTGGCACTTCCTCACCGACCTGGTGCCCTCCAGCATCGTCGGCGCGTTCGCCGAGGGGAACGTGCTGCAGGTGCTGTTCTTCGCGGTGCTGTTCGGCATCGCCGTCAAGGCGCTGGGCCCGGCCGGCGCCCCCATCACCGCCGGGGTGAACCACCTGAGCGCCGCGATCTTCAAGGTGCTGTCGTACGTCATGTACGCCGCCCCGGTCGGCGCGTTCGGGGCCATGGCCTACACGATCGGCACCTACGGCATCTCCACCCTGACCAGCCTGGGCAAGCTGATCGCGCTGTTCTACGGCACGTCGGTGTTCTTCGTCGTGGTGGTCCTGGGCGGGATCGCGATGGCCAACCGCGTCAACCTGTTCCGGCTGCTGCGCTACCTGCGGGACGAACTGCTGATCGTGCTGGGCACCTCCTCGTCGGAGTCGGTGCTGCCGCAGCTCATGCGCAAGCTGGAGAACCTGGGCGCGCCCCGGCAGATCGTGGGGCTGACCGTGCCGACCGGGTACTCGTTCAACCTGGACGGCACGTCGATCTACCTGACGCTGGCGGCCGGGTTCGTCGCGCAGGCCACCGACACCGACCTGTCCCTGGGGCAGCAGCTCGGGCTCCTCGCCGTCATGCTGCTGACCTCCAAGGGCGCGGCGGGGGTCACCGGGTCCGGCTTCATCGTGCTGGCCGCGACCCTGTCGACGGTCGGGACGGTGCCGGTGGCCGGGATCATGCTGATCTTCGGCATCGACAAGTTCATGTCCGAGTGCCGCGCCCTGACGAACGTCTGCGGCAACAGCCTGGCCTCCCTCGTCGTCGCCCGCTGGGAGGGCGTCCTGGACCAGGACCGCGTCCAGCGGGTCCTGAACGGCGAGGATCCCGTTCCCGAGCCCGAACCCGAGCCCGTCGCCGTGGAGCCCGAGCCCCGGCCGACGGTGGACGCCAAGTCCTGAGCATGGCGGCGGGGCCACGGCCGGCCGTGGCCCCGCCATGTCGCAGGAGGTCAGTTCCGAGGGGTCAGGGAGCTGCGGGATACGGGGAAGTCGAAGTAGGTGTCGGGGAACAGCTCCGGCTTGTGGGTGAAGTGCCACCACTCCTCGGGGAGATTGACGAAGCCCTGCTCCTCCAGGGTGTTCTTCAGCAGGAGACGGTTGGCCCGCTGCTCGGGCGTGATGCGGGGGTCGAGTGTGTGGGAGAGGGTGTCGAAGCAGTCGTAGCCCGTTCCCATGTCGATGGAGTTGTCCGGGAAGCGCTGGTCCTGCGGGTAGTAGCAGGGGACCAGTTCCTGCCCCGGCCGGTAGGGGCGGGTGGGCCGGGCGGGGAGCTTGACGATGGTCAGGTCCACGGTGCCGCCCCGGCTGTGGCCGGACTTCTCGGCGATGTAGCCGTCGGCGAAGAGGTTCGCCTTGTCCACCCGGGGATAGAACTCGGCCTTCATCCGCTGGTCGTCCAGGTCCTTGGCCCAGGCGACGAAGTGGTCCACCGCACGCTGGGGCCGGTAGCAGTCGTAGACCTTCAGCGAGTATCCCTGACGCAGCAGCTTGCGCTGGGCCCGGCGCAGGGCCTCGGCGGCGGGCCTGGTCAGGATGCACACGGGCTGGCGGTAACCGTTGACCGGGTCCCCGATGAAGTTGTGCGCCGTCGTGTAGCGCATCTCCTCCAGGATCGTCCGGTCCACGTCGCGCAGCGCCACGAACTCCCTGGGCGCTGTGGGCTCGGGACGCGACTGCGCCGTGGCGGCCGCGGCGGGGACGGTCAGCAGGGCGGCCATGGAGACCGCGAGGGCACGGATGACCAGTTTCTGCATGACCCCGCCCTATCAGGCCGCCCGCGCCGGGCGGATCCCCGCCTGCGAAACCGAGACCTCGGGGTGACATCCGGCTGCCGGGGGAGCGGCCGCCCCGGGAGGGCCATGTCGGTCCCTCGCTCGGCGGCTACCGGCGGCTGTCCAGGCGGTTCAACTCCGGTGACCACCAGCACGCGACCGTCTTCGCGGGCTCCTGGGGCATTGGCAGGCCCGCCTGGATTCACCGGTCGTCTCCGGTGCGACGCTCCGCCAGGTTGATCAACGACAGCATGTGGACCACGAGGGTGATGGGAACTCCGAAGGTCGGGATGAGACTCATCGGCAGTGTGGCCATCAGGTCGGTGCCGACGTCGCCGTACAGGACGCCGACCGGGCTGTTGGAGTACAGGACGCCGAGTGTCACGGCGACGACGAGGTCGACGATCCCCAGCGCGGTCCAGGCCACGTAGAGGCGGTCGGAACGTCCGACCACGAACAACGCCACGAGCGGCGCCGTAAGCCCGACCACCACGTCGCCGATCCCGGCGGGGAGGGCGAAGCCGCCGGGCAGGGCGTGCACGGCCGTGAGCGCCAGGAACGCCAGCCCGGCCGTTCGCCAGGTCTGCAGAAGGGTCAGGAATCGCAGATCAAGGCGCCCGGCCCAGGCGCGGAACCGGGGTGAGCCGACGGCGAGTGCGAGCACCGCCAGCGGCGGAGCGCCGGCGGCGAGGCCGATGGCCACCGGCGGCGCGCCCGGCGCGGTCTGGAACGCGCCCAGCGCGCCGGCGCCGAGCGCGGCGGCGAACCATCCGACCGAGACGGCCGCGGCCGGGGGCAGCGACCGGGGGGAGCGGGCAAGCGAGGGGACGCTCATCGGACCTCCACTGACTTGTGTTTTGCAAGTGACCCTAGAAAGTTAACTTGTACAATGCAAGTGACAAGGACAAGGAGGTGTGGATGCCGCCATCCCGCAACCCGTCCCCGCGCTCGGACTGTGCCATCGCCGGCACGCTGGACGTGGTGGGTGACAGATGGTCGCTGCTCATCGTGCGTGACCTGCTGTTCCACGGCGAACTGCGCTTCGCGGACCTGGCGACCTCGGACGAGGGCGTGCCGACGAACACGCTCACCGACCGGCTGCGGCGGTTGGAGGAGAGCGGCATCGTCGTTCGCGAGCCGTACAGCGACCGACCGGTGCGGCACCGGTACCGGCTGACCGAGCGGGGTCGCGACCTCGCCCCGGTGCTCGACGCCATGGCCGCCTGGGGAGTCGCTCACCTGCCCGGCACGCGCAGGCTGGGCGGCCGGCGCGGTGACCACTGACGTTCACCGCTTCCAAGGGTGAGCTGCGCTCACGGTTCATCGTGCTCCGGGTCCGCCGGGCTCTTCACGGCCAGGCGCGGCCGGTGTGCCGGCTGCCGGCCCAAGGGCGGGCCGGCGAGGACGCACCGACCAAGTACCGCCCGCCGACACGCCGCCCGAGCCGGTCCGCCCGGCCGAGATCCGCCGGCGCGCCGAACACGACCACCGCGAACTCGAAACCGCCCTCGGGCCGGCCCACTTCGAAGGCCGCGCCTGGAGCGGTCTGCACCACCACCTGGCCTGGTCACCGGCGCGCACGCGTCGGCCCCGCCCTTCGGGGACGGGGCCGGACGGCTGTGATCACATCCCTTCCGGTCTCCTCATCTCCATGCCGTACCGGGCGGCGGCCGAGATGAGCCTGTCGACGTCGGGCGGCGCCTCCGAGGCGGGCGGCAGATCCCGTGTCCGGGCCGGTTCCCCGACCTCGGCGAAGAACTTGTCGATGTTCCCGCCGGGCATGTACTCCACGAGCACGCGCACCGTGCTCAGCGGCTCGAAGTTCTCCCATGTCCCCGCTGGGACGTAGAAGAAGGAGCCGGGCTCCCCCTCCATCGTCTCCTCGCCGATGTGGTAGCGGATCGTGCCGTCGAGGACGTACACGGCCTCGGCGCCCGGGTGGGTGTGCGGCGGCGGCCCCATGCCCTCGGGCATGGTCATCTGCATGACGACCAGTGCGCCGTCGCTCTCCTCGCTCGTCACCTTGACCTCGTAGAGACCGCCGAGCACCCAGTAGGCGTCCCCCACGGCCGGTTTGCGTGCGACCACTGTGGCTGTCACGTGAGCCCCCTCTCACGTTCCGGTGCATCGCCGGACCGATGGCGCACTTCTCCTTCCATCCCACGTCGCCCGTTCCCGAGCGTCAAGACCGCCCGGTCGTGACCATGACGCCTAGGACGGACGGATGTTGTGGGTGAGGTGGAACACGTTGTCCGGGTCGTAGCGGCGTTTCACCACCGCCAGGCGGTCCAGGTTGGGGCCGAACGTGTCTCGCACGGTGCGGTCGGAGTCCTCGTACAGGCCCGGGAAGTTCAGGTACTCGGCCCCGGTCGAGAAGGGCCCCAGGGTCGTGTGGACGCGGCGGGCCCACGCGATGCACGCCTCGTCGTCGGCGGGGTCCTCCCAGTTGGACTCGATGCCGAGCATGAACGGGGCCGAACGGTCGCCGAACGCCGTGTCCCGCGTTCCCGGCCGGGCGAACGCCCCGCCGAGCTGCCAGACGTCGAGAGTGGAGTGCGGGGACGGGCTGCCCTCGTTCAGCTCCACCAGCACGTCGATCAGGTCGTCCGGCAATCCGGTCAGATAACGGGACTTCCAGTAGTACCGCATGACGTGCGCCGGGTAGTCCTCGTCGAAGAAGCGCTGCGCCTCCAGATAGGACGTGGCCGCCGAAAGGTCCGCGATCGGCGTGCCGATGTCGCGGAGCGGCTGCAGCGCCGTCTCGCCCTCCTCCGGAGTGCCGCTGTGCATGGCGGCGAACACCACGATCGGCGTGCCGTGGTGCTCGGCCGGAATGGACTCGTCCTCGGGGGCGTGCCACAGGATCGCGAACGAGCTGATCTCGTCCGGCGCGGCGGCCGCCCACTCCCGGTAGGCGCGCAGCACGGAACGGGCGTCGCTTCCCGCATGGATCACCTGCGCAAAGAACACGTCCGGCCCCACCGGATGGGCGCGGAACTCGAACGAGGTGACCACGCCGAAGTTCCCGCCGCCGCCCTTCAGCGCCCACAGCAGATCGGGGTCGGACTCGGCCACGACCACCCGGCCGTCCGCCGTCACCACGTCCGCCGAGATCAGGCTGTCGCAGCTCAGCCCGTACCTGCGGCGCAGCCAGCCCAGTCCGCCGCCCAGCGTGAGCCCGGCGATCCCGGTCTCGGTGACCACCCCCATCGGCACCGCCAGCCCGAACGCCTGCGTCTCGGAGTCCAGGTCGCCGATCGTGACGCCGCCGGCCGCCCGCACGGTCCCGGCGGCGGGGTCGACCCGCACCCCGCGCATCGGCGTCAGGTCGACGACCAGCCCGTCGTCGCACACCGCGGTCCCGGACACGTTGTGCCCGCCGCCGCGCACCGCGACCATCAAGCCCCGCGCCCGCGCGTACCGGACCGCCTCGATCACGTCGCTGGTCCCGGCGCATCGCACCAGGGCCGCCGGACGCCTGTCGATCATGCCGTTCCACACCGCGCGGACCTGGTCGTAGTCCGCGTCCGTCGCCTGGACGACCCGGCCCCGCAGCCGGCCCGCCAGCCCCTCTGCCATGTCCTGTGTCACAGCCCCGTCGGTACCCGCCGAGACCTGCCCAAAGCACCTCCGCCTCGCCGATCGTCCTGGTCAGGACCCGGTCGAGGCCCGGCGCCGCCGTTCGGACGGCCCGTCGCCGGGCGTCAGGCGGAGTCGGTGAACAGGACGCGGGTGACGCCGGGGATCGTGCGGGTGAGGGTCTCGGCGATGTGCCGGGCGCTGTCGTCGGCCGGGCCGGACAGCCGCACCTCGCCCTCGTGGACGGTGGCGGTCCAGGCGTGGCCGTCCGGCAGCAGCTCGGCCAGCGACGCCAGCACGTCGTCGCGGATCCGGGCGTCGCCGCGGGCCAGCACGGCGATCAGGTCCCGGCGGCTGATCATCCCGACGATCCGGCCGCCGTCCAGCACCGGGACGCTCTTGATGTGGGTGCGCAGCATCATCGCGGCCAGCTCGGCGACGTCGGTGGTCGGCTGGGCGGTGCGCACGTCCCGGATCATCACGTCCGACACCAGCCGCGGCGGCGGCTCGTCCGGGCCCGCCACCGGCAGCGCGAACGCCCGCGGATCGGCCTGGAACTCGCCGCGCAGCAGATCCATGTCGCTGACGATCCCCACCATCGTCCCGGAGCCGTCCACCACCGGCATCGCGGTGATGTCGTGCTCGTGCAGCAGGCGGATGGCCTGCCGGACGGTGGCCGAGGGCGGCACCGTCACGACGGGGGCGGTCATGGCCTCTCGGACAAGCATGGTCAAGCTCCTTCCGCACCGGCGTGCGCCGTCGCCTCCCGATGGGAACGCCGGACAGCATCATCGTCCCCGCCCCGCGCGCCCATGACCGCGGGGCGGCACCGGCTCTCCGGCTTCCCGCGTCACGGCAGGTCAGGGCCGCTTTTCCGGCGCGGCGGCGGGTACAAGACCGGCTGGCAGCATCCATCGAAGGAGGATCCGATGGCCGCCATCATCGTCGCCACAGACGGCTCCCCGCCCGCCGACCGCGCCGTCCGGTGGGCCGCCGACGAGGCCGCGCTGCGCGGCCTGCCGCTGCAGATCGTGCACGTCATCGACGAGGCCCCCTACGACGTGCTGGGCTCTGCCGACGCCCGCGTCCCCGACCGGGCGACGGGCGTGGCCGAGAGCATCCTGGCCGAGGCGCAGAAGCTCGCCTTCGAACGGCATCCCGACCTCGCGGTGACCACCGAGATCGCCCGCGGCTCCGTCCCCATCGCGCTGCGGGAACGCGCCGCCGCGGCCGCCTCGCTGGTCCTCGGGCATCGCGGGCGGGGCGGGTTCGCCAGCCTGCTGCTGGGATCCATCGGCCTGCGCGTCGCCGGGCACGCCCCCGGCCCGGTCGTCGTCGTGCGCGGCGAGCCCGCGTCCGCCCGCGGCGAGATCGTCGTCGGCGTCGCCCTGGACGCCGCCGACGAGGTCGCGCTCGCCCACGCCTTCGAGGCGGCCGTGCTGCGCGGCTCGCGGCTGCGGGCGGTGCACGCGTTCCAGCTGGCCGACACCCTGGTCGCGGCCGGTCACTACGACGAGCTCGCCCAGGTGGAGGAGGCCCACCGCACTCGGCTCGACGACCTGCTGGTCCCGCATCGGGAGCGCCGTCCGGACGTCGCCGTGGTCGCGGACGTCGTACGGGAGCACCCGGTCCAGGCCCTGGTCACGGCCTCCGAGCAGGCCGACCTGCTGGTGGTGGGCACCCACGGCCACGGCGTCCTGCGCGACGCGCTCCTCGGCTCGGTCACCCACGGCGTCCTGCACCACGCCCACTGCCCGGTCGCCGTCGTCGGCCGCCCCGCCTGACGGCCCCGTGCCCGCCGACGCCTCCGTGGGCGTCGTCGTCCGTGACCGCCATGGCCTGGGCGTATTACGGCCGGGCTCGGCCGGCCACGGCATCGTCCGCCATGTCCGTTCTCCGCCTTCGCTCTGAGAGGTGCTCGCTCCGGACGAGATGCGTCCGTGTTCTTCGAGGTCCATAATCCTTTTCCCAGTGCGTCCGAATCGGGCCGCTCGGGCGGATCGTCGTAGCCCGGCTGTTTCATGGGGTGGGCGGCTGATCGTTCCGGAGGGAGGCCCGGTGGAGAACGAGCACGACCGCGGGCCGGAGTCGATCCCACCGGCCCAGCCGTTCACGCCGCCGCCCGGCACGGGCTGGGCGGGGCATCCGCCGCCGAGCGGGCCGCCCCAGTGGGGGCCTCCGATGCCGGGTCCGCCGCCGGGAGCCAGCGGACGCAGGTCGCGGGGGAGGGTCGCCGGGGGCGTGGCGGCCGGAGTGCTCGTTCTGGTCGTGCTGGCGACCGTGGTCGTGGTGGGGCTGTCCGGCGGGGACGGGCGGCTCGGCCGTGCCGGGGATCCGGGCGAGGCCGCGGCGGCGGAGCTGCGGCGGGCCGCGACGGCGCTGGCGGGGGCCGCGGCGACCCGCTACCGGGGCATGGTCGGGAACGGGAGCGGCGGGCAGGCCCGGATCGACCTCCAGGTCACCAACCAGGGCGCGGCGCACGGCACGATGACCGTGGACGGCGACGAACTGCGGCTGCTGGCCGTCGACGGCCAGACGTTCTTCGAGGGGGACGAGGAGTTCTGGCGGTCCGCCGGGGTGTCGGGGGAACTGCTGGAGGAGTACGCCGGGCATTGGGTCAAGGTCCCGCCGGAGGAGTTCGGCCTCGACGTCCGGGCGGTCCTCGCCCCCGCCGAGCTGGGCCGGGCGGTCGGCCGGGAGGCCGCGTCCACGGACGTGACCGTCGAGACCACCGCCCTCAACGGCACGCCCGCCAAACGGGTGACCACCGCCCGGTGGAACGTCTACCTCGCGGCGTCCGACCCCCGGCGGATCCTCCGGATCGAGACCAGGGGGTTCACCGGCGGCGGGCTCCGGCGGCCGCCCATGGTCCCCCGGATCCCGACCGTTCCGCCGCGGCCGGACGACCCGGGGACCGTGCAGCCCGCGGCGGTGCGGGGCGGCGGCGCGCCGGCCGGGGACACGGAGTTCCAGGTCGACCTGTCCGGCCTCGCCGAGCAGGAGGTCGGGCGGCTGTACGGGGACCTGCAGGGCAAGGTCCGGGAGCTGAAGGACTCCGTGGACTCCCAGGTGCGGTTCTCGCTGGACGGGTCGATCCGGCTGTCGCCCTGTAACGTCAACGGCTGCACCGCGCATGTGAGGATCAGCAACAGCCTCCCCGACGGCGGCCCGTCCCCCGACCGGCCGGTCCACGCCGCGATCACCATCACGATGACCCTCGACGGCCGTCCCGTCCGCACCTGCCGGATCACCCGGACCATGCGGCCGAACGGCAGCGCGACGGCGTCCTGCCGCGCCGACTACTACATCCCGCCCTCCTACACGCCGCGCCGGCACACCGTGCGGGCCGGGGCGCGCGCGGTGGCGCGCCCGGTCGTGCGGGCCGACATCGACCGCATCCTCCGCGACCTGCGCGCCCGGCGACCGGCCGGGCCGACCCCGGCCTTGACCCCGGCCCCGACGCCGGGCGGCTGAACGGACCGGATGGGAGATCATGCCGTTCACGTTGAGCCATCCGGCGATCGTGCTGCCCCTGGCGCGCGGCCCGCTGGTGCCCTCGGCCCTGGTCGTGGGGGCGATGGCGCCCGACCTGCCGTACTTCGTGGGGATGGCCGACCAGCGGCTGCTGACGCACCGGCTCGTCGGGGTCCCCACCGTCGACCTGGGCATGGCGCTGCTGCTGCTCGTCGTTTTCCACAGGCTGTTGAAATGGCCGCTGCTGGCGCTGTGCCCGGCCTGGCTGCGCGCCCGCCTGGCGGCCCCGGCGCGTGCGTTCGACGAACGCGGCATGGGGGACCTCGGCTGGGTGGTGGTGTCGGCCTGCCTGGGGGCGTTCACGCATGTGGCCTGGGACGCCTTCACCCATGAGGGCGCCGCCGGGGTCCGCCGGCTGCCGTTCCTGGCCGAACCGCTGGCGTTCGGCCTGCCGGGCTACCGGGTCGCCCAGTACGCCGGCGGCCTGGTCGGGGCCCTGGTCATCGCCGCCTGGACGGTGTGGTGGCTGCGCCGCCGTGCGGTGCCCGCCGATCCCGTGCCGCCGGGCCTGTCCGCCCGGTCCCGCCTGGGCGTGCTGGCCGCCGGGGCGGCCGTGTCGGTGGCCGGCGGCCTGTTCGGCGCGTTCTCCTGGATGCCGATGAGCGACCGCACCGACTTCCACGCCCGCCTGGTCGGCGGCGTCGTCGGTCTGATCGCCTTCGCGGGGCTCGCCCTGCTCGCCTTCGCGATGACCCATCGGGTTCTGAACGGCCCCGCCGCCCGCGCCGAGGGAGCGTAGGTCCCTCCTCCGATGGCCGTTCCGTACAAGACGGGGCCGCGGCACGGGTGATGGGCTGAGGGCATGACCTCGACACTTCAGGCGGATCTGACGGCCGCCGCGCGCTTCATGGCCTCGCACGCCCGGCAGCTCGACCGGCGTCGCTTCGAACTGCTCACCGGACCCGGCGCCCCCGAGGCGGTGCTCGCCGCGCTGGACGGCTACCGCAACCCGGACGGCGGCTACGGCTGGGGCCTGGAGCCCGACCTGCGTTCCCCCGAGAGCCAGCCGGGCGGGGCGTTGCACGCGATGGAGGTCTTCGCCGAGGCGGGCCCGGTGCACACCCCTCACGTACGGGCGCTGTGCGACTGGCTGGAGTCGGTGTCACTGCCGGACGGCGGCCTGCCGTTCGCGCTGCCCGTGACCGATCCCGCCGGCTGCGCACCCTGGTGGACCGGCGCCGACCACACCACGTCGTCGCTGCAGATCACCGCCGCCGTCGCGGGCATGGCCCACCGCGCCGCCGCCCACCATCCCGAGATCGCCGCGCACCCCTGGCTCGAACGGGCCACCCGCTACTGCCTGGACGCCATAAAGGCGACCGACACGACCCCGCACGCCCTGGTCCTGTCGTTCGCGATCCAGTTCCTCGACGCCGTCCACGACACGCACCCCGAAGCCGCCGGCCTGCTCCGCCATCTGGCCCGCCACCTCCCGCCGGACGGCGTCGTCCACGTCGCGGGCGGCACTGAGAACGAGGTCCTGCGCCCCCTGGACTTCGCCCCGTTCCCGGGCCCGGCCCGAGCCCTCTTCGACCCCGCGGTGATCGACGCCGAACTGCAGCGCCTGGCCGCCGAACAGCGCGAGGACGGCGGCTGGACCGTCGAGTACGCCACTTCCTCCCCGGCGGCGGCCCTGGAATGGCGCGGCTACATCACCGTCCGCGCCGTGGCGATCCTGCGGCAACCCCTTTGACAGGCCGGTCCCCAGGGGGCGGGCGGGGCACTTCCGGACGGTGGATGGCCGGTGATTCACGCGATGCCGGGGCGGCGGCCCGCTTGCCAGGCTGCTGGGGCCACTGCCACCGCCTTTCGGTATGGAGGTGCCGATGTCGGGACTGCTCACCGGACGCCTGGCGGGGATCCGCCGGCGATCGTCATGGATGCGACGGGCGGGGGTGCTGTCGGGCGTGCTCCTGCTGACGGCCGGCGGGCTGACCGCCGTTCCGGCGACGGCGGACGAGGGACCGACCGTCACGACCCGTTACGGGCAGGTCCAGGGGAAGGCGGGGGAGACCGCGAACTCCTACCTCGGCATCCCCTACGCCGCGCCGCCGGTCGGGTCGCTGCGCTGGAAGCCCCCGTCCCCGCCCGCGCGCTGGTCGGGCGTACGGGACGCCACCCGGCCGGGCGACCCCTGCATGCAGCGCCCCTCGCCCACCCCCTGGGGCAACCTGGCGGGACCCGGCACGCCCAGCGAGGACTGCCTGTACCTGAACGTCTACACGCCCGCGCAACGGTCACTGCACAAGCGGCCGGTGATGGTGTGGATCCACGGCGGCGGGTTCACCATCGGCTCCGGGACGTTCTATGACGGCGGCAGCCTGGCGTCCAAGGGGGACGTGGTCGTCGTCAACTTCAACTACCGGCTCGGGGCGTTCGGCTACTTCGCCCACCCGGATCTGGCCGGGGAGTCGTCGCACGGGCTGTCGGGCAACTACGGGCTGCTCGACCAGCAGGCGGCCCTGCGCTGGGTGCAGGAGAACATCGCCGCGTTCGGCGGCGACCCCGACAACGTGACGATCTTCGGCGAGTCGGCCGGGGGCGGCAGCGTCTGCCACAACCTGGTCTCGCCCCGCTCGCTCGGGCTGTTCGACCGGGCCATCGCCCAGTCGGGCTGCGGGTTCACCCTGCCCACCCAGGCCGAGCAGCAGCGCAGCGGCACGGCCTGGGCGAACTCCCTGGGCTGCGCGGACGTGGCCTGCCTGCGCGGCAGGTCCGCCGAGGAACTGCTGACCGCCTCGGCGAGCCCGACCGCCCGCTGGACGCCGATCGTCGACGGCAAGGTGATCCCGCTGCAGGTGACGGACGCGCTGGAGAGCGGCCGGTTCCACCGGGTCCCCTTCATGCAGGGCACCACCGCCGACGAGGGACGGCTCACCGTGGCCTCCACCTACGACCTGGCGGGCAGGCGGCTGACGCCGGAGGGCTACCCGGCGGCGGTCCGCGCGCTCTACGGCGAACGGACCGACGAGATCCTGGCCCGCTACCCGCTGTCGGACTACGGCACGCCCGCGGAGGCGCTGGGCGCGATCTTCACCGACTCCCAGTTCTCCTGCCTGCAGTCGCGGACCGCGAGCCTGGCCGCCGGGCACACCCGGTCGTACCAGTACGAGTTCGCCGACCGGAACGCCATGGACTACCTGAACATGCCGATCAGCTTCCCGCTCGGCGCCCCGCACGGCTCGGAGATCCGGTACGTCTTCGGCAACGTCTCGGGCACCCCCGCCCAGAACGCCCTGTCGGACCAGATGCTCGGCTACTGGACCAGCTTCGCCAGGACCGGCGTCCCGTACGCCGCGAACGCCCCGCGCTGGAACCTCTTCCCGAAGGTCCAGATCCTCGCCCCCGGCGCGATCGCCCCGAGCACCACCTTCCCCCAGGACCACAAGTGCGACCTGTGGACCCGGCCCGCATCCTGATCCGCTGACCTCGCCTCCGGCCCGGAACCCCGCGTTCCGGGCCGGACGCATGCCGCGAAGGAAACCGTGTCACGGGAAACCGCAACGGCCACGGCACCGTCCGCCCGGCGGAACGCCCGGATGCCGCTCATGTCCCGTTCCGTCGTTCGGTGTGGGGAGGCCGTCCGGTCAGTTGAAGCCGATGCCCTGGGGGAGCGGGCGGCGGTGGAACAGCCCGGTCGGTACGGCGTCGGCCATCGCCTTGTAGCCCGCCGGGTTCAGGTGCAGGTGGTCGCCGGTGTCGTAGGCGGCCAGGAGCCGCCGGGGGTCGGCCGGGTCCCGCGTCGCGGCGTCGAAGTCGACCACGCCGTCGAACCGGCCGGCGGTGCGGATCCACCGGTTGACCGTCTGCCGGGCCGTCTCCCGGTGTCCCTGCGGGTCGTCGTACATGGCGTTGCCGCCGAAGGGCGTCAGCGTCGCCCCGTACACCCGGATGCCCTGGGCGTGGGCCCGTACGATGATCTGCTCGTAGGCGGCGATGAGATCGGCCGCGACCTTCCGCTGGG is a genomic window containing:
- the dctA gene encoding C4-dicarboxylate transporter DctA; the protein is MTPVVAAITLTLSFPWSPSAPSTSRRQTHMEVRSGRKRAPWYRQLYAWVLVAIALGIAVGHFWPLVGSGLEPLGTTFVNAIKMLIPPVIFLTVVSGIAGVADLRGVGRVGLKALVYFEVVTTVALVLGLVAVNVFRPGAGVHARPEQIQVTGKAAGYIQEGENQSWWHFLTDLVPSSIVGAFAEGNVLQVLFFAVLFGIAVKALGPAGAPITAGVNHLSAAIFKVLSYVMYAAPVGAFGAMAYTIGTYGISTLTSLGKLIALFYGTSVFFVVVVLGGIAMANRVNLFRLLRYLRDELLIVLGTSSSESVLPQLMRKLENLGAPRQIVGLTVPTGYSFNLDGTSIYLTLAAGFVAQATDTDLSLGQQLGLLAVMLLTSKGAAGVTGSGFIVLAATLSTVGTVPVAGIMLIFGIDKFMSECRALTNVCGNSLASLVVARWEGVLDQDRVQRVLNGEDPVPEPEPEPVAVEPEPRPTVDAKS
- a CDS encoding M15 family metallopeptidase; protein product: MQKLVIRALAVSMAALLTVPAAAATAQSRPEPTAPREFVALRDVDRTILEEMRYTTAHNFIGDPVNGYRQPVCILTRPAAEALRRAQRKLLRQGYSLKVYDCYRPQRAVDHFVAWAKDLDDQRMKAEFYPRVDKANLFADGYIAEKSGHSRGGTVDLTIVKLPARPTRPYRPGQELVPCYYPQDQRFPDNSIDMGTGYDCFDTLSHTLDPRITPEQRANRLLLKNTLEEQGFVNLPEEWWHFTHKPELFPDTYFDFPVSRSSLTPRN
- a CDS encoding winged helix-turn-helix transcriptional regulator, which codes for MPPSRNPSPRSDCAIAGTLDVVGDRWSLLIVRDLLFHGELRFADLATSDEGVPTNTLTDRLRRLEESGIVVREPYSDRPVRHRYRLTERGRDLAPVLDAMAAWGVAHLPGTRRLGGRRGDH
- a CDS encoding cupin domain-containing protein — translated: MTATVVARKPAVGDAYWVLGGLYEVKVTSEESDGALVVMQMTMPEGMGPPPHTHPGAEAVYVLDGTIRYHIGEETMEGEPGSFFYVPAGTWENFEPLSTVRVLVEYMPGGNIDKFFAEVGEPARTRDLPPASEAPPDVDRLISAAARYGMEMRRPEGM
- a CDS encoding FAD-binding oxidoreductase, translated to MTQDMAEGLAGRLRGRVVQATDADYDQVRAVWNGMIDRRPAALVRCAGTSDVIEAVRYARARGLMVAVRGGGHNVSGTAVCDDGLVVDLTPMRGVRVDPAAGTVRAAGGVTIGDLDSETQAFGLAVPMGVVTETGIAGLTLGGGLGWLRRRYGLSCDSLISADVVTADGRVVVAESDPDLLWALKGGGGNFGVVTSFEFRAHPVGPDVFFAQVIHAGSDARSVLRAYREWAAAAPDEISSFAILWHAPEDESIPAEHHGTPIVVFAAMHSGTPEEGETALQPLRDIGTPIADLSAATSYLEAQRFFDEDYPAHVMRYYWKSRYLTGLPDDLIDVLVELNEGSPSPHSTLDVWQLGGAFARPGTRDTAFGDRSAPFMLGIESNWEDPADDEACIAWARRVHTTLGPFSTGAEYLNFPGLYEDSDRTVRDTFGPNLDRLAVVKRRYDPDNVFHLTHNIRPS
- a CDS encoding CBS domain-containing protein: MLVREAMTAPVVTVPPSATVRQAIRLLHEHDITAMPVVDGSGTMVGIVSDMDLLRGEFQADPRAFALPVAGPDEPPPRLVSDVMIRDVRTAQPTTDVAELAAMMLRTHIKSVPVLDGGRIVGMISRRDLIAVLARGDARIRDDVLASLAELLPDGHAWTATVHEGEVRLSGPADDSARHIAETLTRTIPGVTRVLFTDSA
- a CDS encoding universal stress protein encodes the protein MAAIIVATDGSPPADRAVRWAADEAALRGLPLQIVHVIDEAPYDVLGSADARVPDRATGVAESILAEAQKLAFERHPDLAVTTEIARGSVPIALRERAAAAASLVLGHRGRGGFASLLLGSIGLRVAGHAPGPVVVVRGEPASARGEIVVGVALDAADEVALAHAFEAAVLRGSRLRAVHAFQLADTLVAAGHYDELAQVEEAHRTRLDDLLVPHRERRPDVAVVADVVREHPVQALVTASEQADLLVVGTHGHGVLRDALLGSVTHGVLHHAHCPVAVVGRPA
- a CDS encoding DUF4184 family protein, with amino-acid sequence MPFTLSHPAIVLPLARGPLVPSALVVGAMAPDLPYFVGMADQRLLTHRLVGVPTVDLGMALLLLVVFHRLLKWPLLALCPAWLRARLAAPARAFDERGMGDLGWVVVSACLGAFTHVAWDAFTHEGAAGVRRLPFLAEPLAFGLPGYRVAQYAGGLVGALVIAAWTVWWLRRRAVPADPVPPGLSARSRLGVLAAGAAVSVAGGLFGAFSWMPMSDRTDFHARLVGGVVGLIAFAGLALLAFAMTHRVLNGPAARAEGA